The following proteins are co-located in the Maridesulfovibrio sp. genome:
- a CDS encoding Lrp/AsnC family transcriptional regulator, whose protein sequence is MTKLRYDLDELDCQILNILQTDFPLCSHPYAEIGKRLGITEEDALSRVTLMRENGTIRRIGANFDAARLGWVSTC, encoded by the coding sequence ATGACAAAATTAAGATATGATTTAGATGAGTTGGATTGCCAGATATTGAATATTCTTCAGACGGATTTTCCGCTTTGCTCACATCCGTATGCTGAAATAGGTAAACGACTTGGCATCACTGAGGAAGATGCTTTATCCCGTGTTACGCTCATGCGCGAGAACGGCACTATCCGAAGAATCGGAGCCAACTTTGACGCAGCCAGATTAGGCTGGGTTTCAACATGTTGA
- a CDS encoding dimethylsulfonioproprionate lyase family protein — protein sequence MYKFAHVMILGILLSILAGTAAFAAEFVCLSDVPNKKWSAEEQRNIDLFWNDTLAYLEAYVKALETPSGECLDSAEAVVSSYNSETGKPEKECITKKRDVELMIKHVKTVLAEPEKAKRCFDPQLSNSNGWTKLYTPSRELQNYSPVSKWLNRPVAVDYFEKAKDPEIKKAGIELNKNFVAIASKTDSSDHFSRDVTIKGLPHLWSSVGWIPFYAESEKAWNKDIRGGYLYAEVMGPWGNLRIDTIDGETVGAEIGMTAQLNDSSYPVHFHHPQEIYMTLTTPEHPKQNQFLLMDWDSDQFEAVRTEDGFDVEVKGEGKWEDWYMSADPKDNWLIYLERNALHAFYAGDDKNADLENSGWVSIWARTTARDNNQTTQISVPADKNTKRILPDTHVHAHTKRWKP from the coding sequence ATGTATAAATTTGCACATGTAATGATTTTAGGAATTCTTCTTTCAATACTGGCTGGCACAGCTGCTTTTGCTGCAGAGTTTGTTTGTCTCAGTGATGTTCCCAATAAAAAATGGAGTGCAGAAGAACAGCGCAACATAGACCTTTTTTGGAATGATACTCTTGCCTACCTTGAAGCTTATGTAAAAGCCCTCGAAACACCCTCAGGTGAGTGCCTCGATTCTGCGGAAGCAGTGGTCAGTTCTTATAATTCTGAGACAGGTAAGCCCGAAAAGGAATGTATCACCAAGAAACGCGATGTGGAATTGATGATCAAACACGTCAAAACAGTTCTTGCCGAGCCGGAAAAGGCTAAGCGCTGCTTCGATCCCCAGCTGAGCAACTCCAACGGCTGGACCAAGCTCTACACTCCCAGCAGGGAACTCCAGAATTATTCCCCGGTTTCCAAGTGGTTGAACCGTCCAGTTGCTGTTGATTACTTCGAAAAGGCAAAAGATCCTGAAATCAAAAAGGCTGGCATTGAACTCAACAAAAACTTCGTTGCGATTGCTTCTAAAACAGATAGCTCTGACCATTTTAGCCGAGATGTCACTATTAAGGGATTGCCTCACCTTTGGTCTTCTGTAGGTTGGATTCCTTTTTATGCTGAAAGCGAAAAGGCATGGAATAAAGATATTCGTGGCGGCTACCTCTATGCTGAGGTGATGGGGCCATGGGGTAACCTACGCATCGATACCATTGATGGCGAAACCGTTGGGGCTGAAATCGGCATGACCGCGCAGTTGAACGATTCATCTTACCCAGTGCATTTCCACCATCCGCAGGAAATATACATGACCTTGACCACTCCTGAACACCCTAAACAAAATCAGTTTCTGCTGATGGATTGGGATAGTGATCAGTTTGAAGCTGTCCGCACTGAAGACGGATTTGACGTAGAGGTTAAAGGAGAAGGCAAATGGGAAGATTGGTACATGAGCGCAGATCCGAAAGATAACTGGCTTATCTATCTTGAACGTAATGCGCTTCATGCATTTTATGCTGGAGATGACAAGAATGCAGACTTAGAAAATAGCGGTTGGGTAAGTATTTGGGCTCGCACAACCGCGCGTGACAATAATCAGACTACTCAGATATCTGTCCCTGCGGACAAGAACACAAAAAGAATTTTGCCTGATACACATGTTCATGCTCATACCAAGCGCTGGAAACCATAA
- a CDS encoding cytochrome b/b6 domain-containing protein: MLIKQASVCLVLTLALFMAGVVHAAGDTAAHSEQLYSKAAQLRQGALKQNQKCFSCHGDAEITARWVTDRGRTLQLHVDEVDYRNSVHSGQSCQSCHEGATEDAFASAPHKFKNKKPMDCQSCHGNYFKDIYKQVDYSYHTKAIVKKGKEFSCASCHDTHTFHLPERTEEIASSVTETNERCFRCHSDLRGYQKMTDKKLLDQKMGHWFLPNKEKHFESVSCVACHGGKEGTEVHVIMEVKDTKVNCESCHSKSSAMTTKLNKYRSEQRAFAMVNKGLFDDTELKTKNAEAIKASVGEADSVLGFMNTRLLENKYILGVTQTPWLNIKFVQILVAMLLLIAVHAALRMMGSKATHVQGETVTMFPFTVRLWHWINAILFAILIVSGFAMHFGIGMGFEPAQSTHAYFALGLVALWILYLLYLILSGQFMQYLPRADFISASFAQAKYYMLGIYSGQENPAGHDPAKRLNPLQQTAYLSVLFVLFPALIASGLALFIPEVIPPELMGMNGKHLVSLVHTGAAFLMVLFIVIHLYLCTTGESVFALVRSMVTGKMKK, from the coding sequence ATGCTTATTAAACAGGCTTCTGTTTGCCTGGTCTTGACTCTTGCCTTATTTATGGCCGGAGTAGTCCATGCAGCGGGCGATACAGCCGCCCATTCAGAGCAATTATACTCAAAGGCCGCCCAGTTGCGCCAAGGTGCGCTGAAGCAGAATCAGAAATGCTTCTCCTGCCATGGTGATGCTGAGATTACCGCAAGATGGGTAACTGACCGGGGCCGTACTCTTCAGCTACATGTTGATGAGGTGGACTACCGTAACTCCGTGCATAGCGGGCAAAGTTGCCAAAGTTGTCACGAAGGAGCAACGGAAGACGCTTTTGCGAGTGCACCCCATAAATTCAAAAACAAAAAGCCCATGGACTGCCAGTCCTGCCACGGCAATTACTTCAAGGATATCTACAAACAGGTTGACTACAGCTACCATACCAAGGCCATAGTTAAGAAGGGTAAGGAATTCAGCTGTGCATCTTGCCATGATACTCATACTTTCCATCTCCCGGAAAGGACCGAAGAAATAGCCTCAAGTGTGACTGAGACAAATGAACGCTGCTTCAGGTGCCACTCCGACCTGCGTGGCTACCAAAAGATGACCGATAAAAAACTGCTCGACCAGAAGATGGGCCATTGGTTTTTGCCCAATAAGGAAAAGCATTTTGAATCCGTTAGTTGTGTAGCCTGTCACGGAGGAAAAGAGGGGACTGAAGTACACGTAATCATGGAAGTCAAAGACACCAAAGTCAACTGCGAGAGCTGTCATTCCAAGTCATCCGCCATGACTACCAAGCTCAACAAATACCGCAGTGAACAACGTGCCTTTGCAATGGTTAATAAAGGTCTCTTTGATGACACTGAATTGAAGACCAAAAATGCAGAAGCCATCAAAGCTTCCGTGGGCGAAGCTGACTCCGTACTCGGATTCATGAATACCCGTCTGCTCGAAAACAAGTACATCCTCGGTGTAACCCAGACCCCGTGGCTGAATATTAAGTTTGTCCAGATTCTGGTGGCCATGCTGCTTTTAATCGCAGTTCATGCGGCTCTACGTATGATGGGTTCGAAAGCTACTCATGTTCAGGGTGAAACCGTGACCATGTTCCCGTTTACTGTCAGACTCTGGCACTGGATCAACGCAATCCTGTTCGCAATCCTGATTGTGAGTGGATTCGCCATGCACTTCGGGATCGGCATGGGTTTTGAGCCTGCGCAATCCACCCACGCATACTTTGCTCTTGGGCTTGTAGCACTCTGGATTCTGTACTTGCTCTATCTGATCCTTAGCGGACAGTTCATGCAGTATCTGCCGCGTGCGGATTTCATTTCCGCAAGCTTTGCGCAGGCTAAATACTACATGCTGGGAATTTACAGCGGACAAGAGAACCCGGCCGGACATGATCCTGCAAAGCGTCTGAATCCCTTACAGCAGACTGCTTATTTGTCCGTACTCTTTGTACTGTTCCCTGCATTGATTGCATCCGGGCTGGCTTTGTTTATCCCTGAAGTTATCCCCCCAGAACTGATGGGTATGAACGGCAAGCATCTTGTTTCTCTGGTTCACACTGGAGCAGCATTCCTGATGGTCCTCTTCATCGTAATCCATCTCTACCTCTGCACCACCGGAGAAAGCGTATTCGCCCTTGTCCGTAGCATGGTCACAGGTAAGATGAAGAAATAA
- a CDS encoding cytochrome c3 family protein, translating into MKNTKTFAFGTILLLFAMGTFLAPNALRAQDKAEKEKSVAEIDMEQHKTKQFTIDIIDNVVFDKLPVKSYHRKVHQNGANCELCHGVKAPTAPPDTRNCANCHGTPEDVAKRTEKLEPNPHNSPHWAKELPCDTCHREHGKSEFYCKNCHHFDYQVP; encoded by the coding sequence ATGAAAAATACAAAGACATTCGCCTTCGGGACGATTCTACTTCTGTTTGCAATGGGAACTTTCCTTGCGCCCAACGCACTGCGCGCACAGGATAAAGCTGAAAAAGAAAAGAGTGTTGCCGAAATTGATATGGAGCAGCACAAGACCAAACAGTTCACTATCGACATTATCGACAATGTAGTCTTCGACAAACTTCCAGTCAAAAGCTACCACAGAAAGGTTCACCAGAACGGTGCTAACTGCGAACTTTGCCACGGAGTGAAAGCCCCCACAGCACCGCCTGATACCCGCAATTGTGCCAACTGCCACGGCACTCCCGAAGATGTCGCCAAGCGCACTGAAAAACTTGAACCCAATCCGCATAACTCCCCGCACTGGGCCAAGGAACTCCCCTGTGACACCTGTCATAGAGAGCACGGTAAATCTGAGTTTTACTGCAAAAACTGCCACCACTTTGATTACCAGGTTCCCTAA
- a CDS encoding flavocytochrome c — protein sequence MPDSKGTKGKAAMMSRRKLLMNGGAMAAGAVLFGATGSLASEKAPSVRSELPTTKWDGEFDVLVIGSGFAALSAAIEARRKGLDVMVVEKMRVLGGNSCINGGLFAVAGSELQKKEGVKDSIDTMVNDMLKAGRGINHVEITKAIAEGSIDAYNFVIQCGAVFKPKLSWLGGHSVARTYLTHNASGSGIVRPLVDTARAEGVVLRTGCKMLDFIVNDDERIVGIRARDGYRFPDEESGQVRMFRARKGVVLATGGFSQDAKFRAAQDPRLAGEIDSTNQLGATGEAMRAAFRAGAVPVQMSLIQLGPWASPDEKGFGVASMFNIQSGFRYGVMVDRSSGTRFVNELADRKTRADIMLKKVDANGTPDYPIIIVDSKGAEACPTLDRCLKYKVVHSFDTIEQLANFYNIPAAKLSETISNYNKYVADNHDPEFGKPLSTATPIVKAPFYAVRGWPKVHHCMGGVEIDVKGHVLHSQNFKPINGLYAAGEVTGGPHGASRLGSCAITDCLVMGRIAGNSVAGNESS from the coding sequence ATGCCTGATTCTAAGGGTACAAAAGGTAAAGCAGCTATGATGTCCCGTCGTAAGCTGCTCATGAATGGAGGCGCCATGGCGGCTGGAGCTGTCCTTTTCGGTGCGACCGGCAGTCTTGCCAGTGAAAAAGCACCTTCGGTCCGTTCCGAGCTACCGACCACAAAGTGGGACGGGGAATTCGACGTGCTGGTTATCGGCAGCGGTTTTGCCGCTTTGTCCGCAGCTATTGAAGCGCGCCGTAAGGGACTCGATGTTATGGTCGTTGAAAAAATGCGCGTGCTGGGCGGCAACTCCTGCATCAACGGCGGCCTTTTTGCTGTGGCAGGCAGTGAACTGCAAAAAAAGGAAGGCGTTAAAGACAGCATCGATACCATGGTCAATGATATGCTCAAGGCCGGACGTGGTATCAACCATGTTGAAATTACGAAAGCCATCGCCGAAGGCTCCATAGATGCCTACAATTTCGTTATCCAGTGCGGCGCTGTATTTAAGCCCAAACTTTCATGGCTCGGCGGACACTCCGTAGCCCGTACCTACCTGACCCACAATGCTTCCGGTTCCGGCATTGTACGTCCGCTGGTGGACACCGCCCGTGCTGAAGGCGTTGTCCTGCGCACCGGTTGCAAAATGCTCGACTTCATCGTCAACGATGATGAACGCATCGTCGGCATTCGCGCCCGCGACGGTTATCGTTTCCCGGACGAAGAGAGTGGACAGGTTCGTATGTTCCGCGCCCGCAAAGGAGTGGTCCTCGCCACTGGCGGCTTCAGTCAGGATGCTAAATTCCGTGCTGCTCAGGACCCCCGTCTGGCAGGCGAGATCGACAGTACCAACCAACTCGGTGCAACAGGTGAAGCCATGCGCGCGGCCTTCCGTGCCGGGGCCGTTCCCGTACAAATGTCTCTCATTCAGCTCGGCCCGTGGGCTTCCCCGGACGAAAAGGGATTCGGAGTTGCCTCCATGTTCAACATCCAGTCCGGATTCCGCTACGGTGTAATGGTTGACCGTTCCAGCGGAACCCGCTTTGTAAATGAACTGGCTGACCGCAAGACCCGCGCCGATATAATGCTCAAGAAAGTAGATGCCAACGGCACTCCCGACTACCCGATCATCATCGTCGACAGCAAAGGCGCAGAAGCCTGCCCAACTCTGGACCGCTGCCTGAAATATAAGGTTGTGCACAGTTTTGATACCATTGAGCAGTTGGCTAATTTTTACAATATCCCGGCTGCCAAGCTCTCCGAAACCATCAGCAACTACAACAAATACGTTGCGGATAACCACGATCCAGAATTCGGCAAACCGCTGAGCACCGCAACGCCCATCGTCAAAGCGCCTTTTTACGCCGTGCGCGGCTGGCCCAAAGTGCACCACTGCATGGGCGGCGTCGAAATCGACGTAAAAGGCCATGTCCTTCATTCCCAGAACTTCAAGCCTATCAACGGCCTTTATGCCGCAGGTGAAGTAACCGGCGGCCCCCACGGGGCAAGCCGTCTCGGCAGTTGCGCAATCACCGACTGCCTGGTCATGGGACGTATCGCTGGAAACAGCGTTGCTGGAAACGAATCTAGTTAA
- a CDS encoding sigma 54-interacting transcriptional regulator, whose amino-acid sequence MKTPDPNQLNIADVLKRIDEVRDKDLQCILRTTLETAQQELQKSTNELHRLRLNLENSFNSIPDAIVTVDEDIRILSANAAFLSLYGGILTDYKGKTFEQCFGKNSAPYNSVIRQTLELGRLTSHFRVNTTTPEGKVCKLELNAAPLRTGEYSFGGAVLVIKDMTRLAVLEQQLEDRKLLNNMVGKSDSMKRVATLVHSLSDIATTVLIAGESGTGKELIADALHYTGGRAEKRIVKVNCAALSESLLESELFGHVRGAFTGASRDSEGRVAAAEGGTLFLDEIGDLPLSIQLKLLRFLEYKEYERVGSSKPRKADVRVVTATNADLVQKVKDGSFRKDLYYRLNVFQIELPPLRERREDIPLLAESFMNTFNNELGRSIKAFSPEFMDALVKYDWPGNVRELRHCIEYAAILCLDEVLQTIHLPQNFRKNFICFCDHSDVKQVVRHEAAAPAVTSESSSRRHAFDKQKVLDALEQAEWKKARAARILGISRPTLYRWMKKAGFAES is encoded by the coding sequence ATGAAAACCCCCGACCCTAATCAATTAAATATAGCCGACGTGTTAAAACGCATTGATGAAGTGCGTGATAAGGATCTTCAATGCATCCTTAGAACTACACTGGAAACTGCTCAACAGGAACTCCAGAAAAGCACCAATGAACTTCATCGCTTGCGTTTAAATCTGGAGAATTCATTTAACAGCATCCCGGATGCGATTGTCACTGTGGACGAGGATATACGCATCCTTTCTGCCAACGCGGCTTTCCTTTCCCTTTATGGTGGCATTCTAACAGACTACAAAGGTAAGACTTTTGAGCAATGTTTCGGCAAAAACTCCGCACCGTACAACAGCGTAATCCGCCAGACCCTGGAGCTGGGCAGGCTGACCTCCCATTTCCGGGTAAATACAACCACGCCGGAGGGCAAGGTATGTAAACTGGAACTCAACGCTGCCCCCTTGCGCACCGGAGAATATAGCTTCGGAGGTGCGGTACTTGTCATTAAGGATATGACCAGACTCGCGGTTCTGGAACAACAACTGGAAGACCGCAAACTGCTCAACAACATGGTCGGAAAAAGCGACTCTATGAAAAGGGTTGCCACTCTGGTGCACAGCCTTTCGGACATTGCAACCACTGTGTTGATTGCCGGGGAATCCGGTACGGGTAAGGAATTGATTGCAGATGCATTGCATTACACCGGGGGCAGAGCGGAGAAAAGAATTGTGAAGGTAAACTGCGCGGCTTTGTCGGAATCACTGCTGGAAAGTGAATTGTTTGGGCATGTACGCGGAGCGTTTACCGGAGCTTCACGTGATTCTGAAGGGCGTGTTGCCGCAGCTGAAGGAGGAACTCTCTTTCTTGATGAAATAGGAGACCTCCCTCTTTCTATACAGCTTAAACTTTTGCGTTTTTTGGAGTACAAAGAATACGAACGTGTTGGCAGCTCCAAGCCGCGTAAGGCTGATGTGCGCGTGGTTACAGCCACAAATGCCGATCTGGTACAAAAAGTTAAGGACGGTTCCTTTCGTAAGGACTTGTACTATAGGCTTAATGTGTTTCAAATTGAGCTCCCTCCGCTCAGAGAGCGCAGGGAAGATATTCCGCTGCTGGCGGAGAGTTTTATGAATACCTTCAATAATGAACTGGGGCGCTCCATAAAAGCCTTCTCACCGGAATTCATGGATGCCCTTGTTAAGTACGATTGGCCTGGGAATGTCCGTGAGCTGCGGCATTGCATTGAGTATGCGGCAATCCTGTGTCTTGATGAGGTCTTGCAGACTATTCATCTTCCGCAGAATTTCAGGAAAAATTTCATTTGTTTTTGTGATCATTCAGATGTGAAACAAGTGGTCCGGCATGAAGCTGCGGCTCCTGCTGTAACCTCTGAATCATCTTCCAGACGGCATGCTTTTGATAAGCAAAAGGTGCTTGATGCTTTGGAGCAGGCAGAATGGAAAAAAGCTCGGGCCGCTCGAATTCTTGGCATAAGTCGGCCAACACTTTATCGCTGGATGAAGAAGGCTGGATTCGCTGAATCGTAA
- a CDS encoding NADH:flavin oxidoreductase, with translation MKTIFEECKLGPLNLKNRLVRSATWENMTTENGHMTPRLYEIYKTLAENEVGLIITGYANVVAEEQPNPGMMGIYEDSFIADYRKLTDTVHKHGSKIILQIAYGGTKTTYNVGERKIFAPSSVPERSTGTCGTPMTKEDISNIVQAFADAGRRAKESSFDGVEIHAAHTYLVNQFLSPYYNRRTDEYGGSLENRMRFLVEIYEAMRKEVGAEYPVLVKLTASEFFKGGLNFDETRLISIKLEKLGVDGLEISGNIHGKAKSLAGEFFDGYELKKQGYFAEYGDIISRDVNIPVITVGGLSQPDHIESILNETEIELFGLSRPLLAEPDLFKRWKEGDTKRAKCVHCSKCRNENGNYCAVFKGK, from the coding sequence ATGAAGACTATTTTTGAAGAGTGTAAACTCGGTCCGCTGAATCTTAAAAACAGGCTGGTCCGCAGTGCCACTTGGGAAAACATGACCACCGAGAACGGGCACATGACTCCCCGACTTTACGAGATATACAAAACTCTGGCTGAAAACGAAGTGGGTCTGATCATCACCGGGTACGCCAATGTGGTGGCTGAGGAGCAACCCAATCCGGGCATGATGGGCATTTACGAGGATTCTTTCATAGCCGATTATCGCAAACTGACTGACACAGTACACAAACACGGTTCCAAAATTATCCTTCAGATTGCCTATGGTGGCACCAAAACCACTTACAACGTGGGCGAACGGAAGATCTTCGCGCCGAGTAGTGTTCCCGAGAGAAGCACTGGAACTTGCGGCACCCCCATGACTAAAGAGGATATCAGTAATATCGTTCAAGCATTTGCCGATGCCGGTAGGCGGGCCAAGGAATCAAGTTTTGATGGGGTTGAAATCCACGCAGCTCATACCTACCTGGTCAATCAGTTTTTGAGTCCGTACTATAATAGGCGCACTGATGAATACGGAGGCTCATTGGAAAACCGCATGCGTTTTCTGGTTGAAATATATGAAGCCATGCGCAAAGAAGTCGGTGCTGAATATCCGGTTCTGGTTAAGCTCACCGCCAGTGAATTTTTCAAAGGCGGACTTAATTTTGATGAAACAAGGTTGATTAGTATTAAGTTGGAAAAGTTGGGCGTGGATGGTTTGGAAATATCCGGCAATATTCACGGCAAGGCGAAATCCTTAGCCGGTGAATTTTTCGATGGTTATGAACTCAAAAAACAGGGCTACTTTGCCGAATATGGAGACATCATCAGCCGAGATGTGAATATCCCGGTCATTACCGTAGGCGGCTTGTCACAACCGGATCATATCGAATCCATACTCAACGAAACGGAGATTGAACTCTTCGGCTTATCCCGCCCTCTACTGGCAGAACCAGACTTGTTCAAACGTTGGAAAGAGGGTGATACAAAACGGGCAAAATGCGTGCATTGTTCCAAATGTCGAAATGAAAATGGGAATTATTGTGCCGTATTTAAAGGTAAATAG
- a CDS encoding DUF169 domain-containing protein, giving the protein MSAEEYGCPGGVYYCSMMKPHIRFIEHYVSTGFEGSPLHGERYMPNPDAMREFMLKVDPRKAPAKYCIFEPLSQFSDAEKPEFVIFFARPEILTGLFTQTVFTTGDMECVVSSFGAGCTNILAWPLYYKEHGLEKAVLGGMDPSARKFMKTDELTFTVSLDLYEKMLGALPESMFNHETDWKSVRKKVERSAKAWGEDE; this is encoded by the coding sequence ATTTCCGCTGAAGAATATGGCTGTCCGGGAGGAGTCTATTACTGTTCCATGATGAAGCCCCATATTCGGTTTATCGAGCATTATGTTTCGACAGGTTTTGAAGGTTCACCCCTGCATGGTGAACGGTATATGCCCAATCCGGACGCCATGCGGGAGTTCATGCTCAAGGTTGATCCGCGCAAGGCTCCGGCGAAGTACTGCATCTTCGAACCGTTGTCGCAGTTTTCCGATGCTGAGAAACCGGAGTTCGTAATATTCTTCGCACGTCCTGAAATATTAACCGGACTCTTTACCCAAACAGTGTTCACAACCGGGGACATGGAATGCGTTGTTTCTTCTTTCGGTGCCGGCTGTACCAATATTCTGGCTTGGCCGCTCTACTACAAGGAGCATGGACTGGAAAAGGCTGTGCTGGGCGGTATGGACCCTTCAGCCAGAAAATTTATGAAAACAGATGAGTTGACTTTTACCGTCTCCCTGGACCTGTATGAGAAAATGCTGGGCGCTTTACCGGAGTCCATGTTCAATCATGAAACTGATTGGAAGAGCGTGCGCAAAAAGGTTGAGCGCAGTGCTAAGGCTTGGGGTGAAGACGAATAA
- a CDS encoding TetR/AcrR family transcriptional regulator, whose product MKSSKARTRLKQQRIIKYFIDAAHDIIMDEGLSAVTIRKTADLAGYTSATLYNYFDNLQHLIFLATMTYLEEYNEALPSYLKGCENSIERYMAICKCFAEHSFAQPEIYELLYFTHSDEKLEEYTQQYYDLFPEKIVKDWPAPLNKIYVLNSIYSRSYMMLEDCVQDGFITSENAKDFNDVNLRIYKTILQDVQSGQLNRDEAIDMTMKYYAQLMEYYMNSEARPLLKVAMDKFS is encoded by the coding sequence ATGAAATCTTCAAAAGCTCGGACACGGCTTAAGCAACAGAGGATCATTAAGTATTTTATCGATGCTGCGCATGATATAATTATGGACGAGGGTCTCAGTGCGGTAACAATCCGGAAGACCGCGGATTTAGCAGGCTATACAAGTGCAACACTTTATAACTATTTCGATAACCTGCAGCACCTGATATTTTTAGCCACAATGACCTATCTCGAGGAGTATAACGAAGCCCTTCCCAGCTACTTGAAAGGCTGCGAGAATTCCATCGAAAGGTATATGGCCATCTGTAAATGCTTTGCAGAGCATTCTTTTGCTCAGCCGGAGATTTATGAGTTGTTGTACTTCACTCATAGTGACGAAAAGCTGGAAGAGTATACTCAACAATATTACGATCTTTTCCCTGAAAAAATAGTTAAGGATTGGCCCGCTCCGCTCAATAAAATTTATGTTTTGAACAGCATTTATTCACGCAGCTATATGATGCTTGAAGACTGTGTGCAGGACGGATTTATTACTTCGGAAAATGCAAAGGACTTCAACGATGTTAACCTCCGCATTTACAAGACTATTTTGCAGGATGTCCAGAGCGGGCAGCTTAACAGGGATGAGGCAATCGATATGACGATGAAATATTATGCCCAGCTCATGGAGTATTACATGAATTCTGAAGCACGGCCCCTGCTTAAGGTCGCCATGGATAAATTCTCCTGA
- a CDS encoding MBL fold metallo-hydrolase: MQIKKFVLSPFQTNGYLLYENGDAVFVDPGDDPAEVVNFIQSEGLNLTHILITHMHSDHFYGAAKLAAATGAQIMGGEGDAFLVESEIKDAPRWGFPPLADSFSFSPIAPGRHQFLGKACDVLHTPGHTPGSLTFSFPEESVAFVGDLIFFRNIGRTDFPGGDMDALLNSVRTQIFSLSDQTILYPGHERETNVGDEKTYNSYFNR, translated from the coding sequence ATGCAGATCAAAAAATTTGTTCTCAGTCCGTTTCAGACAAACGGCTACCTGCTTTACGAGAACGGGGATGCTGTCTTTGTTGATCCCGGTGATGATCCGGCCGAGGTTGTTAATTTTATCCAGTCAGAAGGACTCAATTTAACTCATATTCTCATTACCCATATGCACAGTGACCATTTTTACGGTGCAGCAAAGCTGGCGGCGGCTACCGGTGCTCAGATTATGGGTGGTGAGGGTGATGCATTTCTGGTTGAGAGTGAGATCAAGGATGCTCCCCGCTGGGGATTTCCTCCTTTGGCTGACAGCTTTTCCTTTTCCCCTATTGCACCCGGCAGGCATCAATTTCTCGGGAAAGCTTGTGATGTTCTTCATACTCCGGGACACACGCCGGGCAGTTTGACATTTTCTTTTCCGGAAGAAAGTGTTGCTTTTGTCGGTGATCTGATTTTTTTCAGAAATATCGGGCGTACAGACTTTCCCGGAGGAGATATGGATGCTCTTCTAAATTCGGTCAGGACGCAGATTTTCAGCCTTTCTGATCAGACAATTCTCTATCCGGGACACGAAAGGGAAACCAATGTGGGAGATGAGAAGACTTACAATTCTTATTTCAACCGATAG